A DNA window from Desulfobulbaceae bacterium contains the following coding sequences:
- a CDS encoding class I SAM-dependent methyltransferase, with translation MVHSSVIAVAASPEIPFICARAQELADRLGLPVTSTMDASFPLVLTVTHEHLELRQSAAKGSGSGPVFVDFVGGAMAFRRLHGGGRKQELGRAVGLKGNRCPTVVDATGGLARDAFVLASLGCRVTLIERSPVIAALVADGLTRANDDPVVGAIINDRLRLLVGDSCSLLGEMVVEQRPEVVYLDPMYPHRTKSALVKKEMRILRLLVGDDPDAPKLLAAALACARERVVVKRPIKAEPITGPTPSMAIIGKTGRFDVYLIRP, from the coding sequence ATGGTTCATTCATCAGTAATCGCCGTGGCGGCAAGCCCGGAAATACCGTTTATCTGCGCCAGGGCCCAAGAATTGGCCGATCGGCTGGGGCTGCCGGTGACCTCAACTATGGATGCGAGCTTTCCTTTGGTGCTTACGGTGACGCACGAACACCTGGAACTGCGTCAATCCGCCGCCAAGGGGTCAGGGTCAGGTCCCGTCTTTGTCGATTTTGTCGGTGGCGCGATGGCCTTCCGCCGTTTGCACGGTGGTGGCCGCAAACAGGAACTGGGCCGGGCTGTGGGATTGAAAGGAAACCGTTGCCCGACAGTGGTCGACGCCACCGGCGGTCTTGCCCGTGATGCTTTTGTGTTGGCCAGTCTCGGGTGCCGGGTCACTCTCATTGAGCGTTCACCGGTTATCGCCGCCTTGGTGGCCGATGGTCTTACCCGGGCAAACGATGATCCGGTAGTCGGCGCTATTATCAATGATCGACTTAGGTTGCTGGTTGGCGACAGTTGCAGTCTGTTAGGGGAAATGGTCGTGGAACAGCGGCCGGAAGTAGTCTATCTCGATCCCATGTATCCGCACCGGACCAAGAGCGCCCTGGTGAAAAAAGAGATGCGGATCTTACGGCTGCTGGTCGGCGATGACCCCGATGCTCCCAAACTGCTCGCGGCAGCCCTTGCCTGCGCCAGGGAACGGGTGGTGGTGAAGCGACCGATCAAGGCGGAACCGATTACCGGACCCACCCCAAGTATGGCGATTATCGGCAAAACGGGCCGTTTCGATGTTTATCTGATCAGACCTTAA
- a CDS encoding YwbE family protein: protein MNNGMNRNDIKPGLRVFIILKEDQRSGKLTEGIVKDILTKSLSHPHGIKVRLKNGAIGRVQKNGEQ from the coding sequence ATGAACAATGGCATGAATCGAAACGACATCAAACCAGGCCTGCGGGTGTTCATCATCCTCAAAGAGGACCAGCGCTCAGGGAAGCTCACCGAAGGAATCGTCAAAGATATCCTGACCAAGTCCCTCTCCCATCCCCATGGCATCAAGGTGCGGTTGAAAAACGGGGCAATCGGCCGGGTCCAAAAAAATGGAGAACAATAA
- a CDS encoding methyltransferase domain-containing protein, which translates to MTFILQCPVCRKPLLPTTNGYQCAAMHSFDTARQGYVNLVLAHKKRSKEPGDDPEMIQSRRRFLDLGFYDPVSDAINEAISIEFSGLVGGSGRSVLDAGCAEGFYLQRLKKALSQGSGGYLSIDYHGIDVSKFAVRQATQRDRTIAWLVASINDLPFLDSSLDIVLNVFSPVNIIEFSRILKLTGSLVFASPGPRHLNGLREIIYPISREHAAPSIIEKAEELFSPSIVSRITYQLELVGQQMIMDLLAMTPYYWNIDRSTKAKVAALDRLALDVDVEIRVFKKKGGMGPGVSRIR; encoded by the coding sequence ATGACCTTCATTCTGCAGTGTCCCGTTTGTCGAAAACCACTTTTGCCCACAACGAACGGCTACCAATGTGCCGCGATGCACAGCTTCGATACCGCCCGTCAGGGGTATGTGAATCTTGTGCTTGCCCACAAAAAGCGCTCCAAAGAGCCTGGTGACGACCCGGAAATGATCCAGAGCCGGAGACGGTTTCTTGATCTGGGCTTTTATGATCCAGTCTCCGACGCCATCAACGAGGCTATCAGCATCGAGTTTTCGGGTTTGGTGGGCGGCAGCGGGCGTAGTGTTCTTGATGCCGGTTGCGCAGAAGGCTTTTATCTTCAGCGCCTTAAGAAGGCTCTGTCCCAGGGCAGCGGGGGGTATCTCTCCATTGATTACCACGGTATCGATGTTTCCAAGTTTGCGGTGCGGCAGGCCACTCAACGTGACCGGACCATAGCCTGGTTGGTTGCCAGTATCAACGATCTCCCCTTTTTGGATTCCTCTCTGGATATCGTGCTGAATGTCTTTTCGCCGGTGAACATCATTGAATTTTCCAGGATTCTCAAGCTGACGGGAAGTCTGGTGTTTGCAAGTCCCGGTCCGAGGCACCTCAACGGCCTGCGGGAGATCATCTATCCGATCAGCAGGGAGCATGCAGCGCCCTCGATCATCGAAAAGGCTGAAGAGCTTTTTTCCCCCTCGATTGTGTCGCGGATTACCTATCAACTTGAGCTTGTCGGTCAGCAGATGATTATGGACCTGTTGGCGATGACCCCCTATTACTGGAACATTGATCGTTCGACCAAGGCCAAGGTGGCTGCCCTCGACCGGTTGGCCCTGGATGTCGATGTCGAGATCCGTGTCTTCAAGAAAAAGGGTGGGATGGGGCCAGGCGTATCTCGTATCCGTTAG
- the nhaR gene encoding transcriptional activator NhaR, whose translation MEWLNYHHLLYFWTVMREGSLTAACVRLRLAPSTVSAQLGRLEEAMGGKLFQRVGRNLEPTDLGRLVYRYADEIFSLGREMMDTVRGRPLAGPLSLKAGVVDVLPKFIVRRLLEPAMQLPERVRLVCFEDKEGALLAELAMHTIDVVLSDSPLRAGLSVKAYSHLLGECGITFFAVERLASGLRAGFPLSLHEAPMLLPMEMTALRGALERWFSSLGIRPAIAAEFDDSALMMVFGQEGDGVFVAPTVIEKEVLRQHQVQIVGRTQAVKERYYAISVERIIKHPAVAAIFEAARHNLFVEKTISGEGSNELPLLVQD comes from the coding sequence ATGGAGTGGCTTAATTATCATCATCTGTTGTATTTTTGGACCGTAATGCGCGAGGGCAGCTTGACGGCAGCCTGTGTGCGTCTCAGGTTGGCGCCGTCAACAGTCAGCGCTCAATTGGGGAGGCTGGAGGAGGCGATGGGAGGGAAGCTCTTTCAGCGGGTGGGCCGCAATCTGGAGCCAACCGATCTTGGGCGCCTGGTGTATCGCTATGCCGACGAGATATTTTCCTTGGGGCGGGAGATGATGGACACCGTTCGGGGCCGACCTCTGGCCGGCCCCTTATCGCTCAAGGCAGGGGTGGTCGATGTACTGCCCAAATTTATTGTCCGCAGATTACTGGAGCCGGCCATGCAATTGCCGGAACGGGTAAGGTTGGTTTGTTTTGAGGATAAGGAGGGCGCTCTGCTGGCTGAGCTGGCGATGCATACCATTGATGTGGTATTGAGTGATTCACCACTGCGCGCAGGTTTGAGCGTCAAGGCTTACAGCCATCTGCTCGGTGAGTGTGGCATTACATTCTTTGCAGTGGAGAGACTTGCCAGTGGCCTGCGGGCGGGATTTCCTCTGTCACTTCACGAGGCGCCCATGCTCCTGCCGATGGAGATGACAGCCCTGAGAGGCGCGCTGGAGAGATGGTTTTCTTCCCTCGGCATCAGGCCGGCGATTGCTGCTGAATTTGACGATAGCGCTTTGATGATGGTCTTTGGCCAGGAAGGGGATGGAGTCTTTGTGGCGCCGACGGTCATTGAGAAGGAGGTACTGCGGCAGCATCAGGTCCAGATCGTTGGCCGGACGCAGGCGGTGAAAGAGCGTTACTATGCCATCTCGGTTGAGCGGATTATCAAGCACCCGGCCGTGGCGGCGATCTTTGAGGCGGCACGGCACAATCTTTTTGTCGAAAAGACGATATCTGGTGAGGGGAGCAATGAGCTGCCATTATTGGTACAGGATTGA
- a CDS encoding spermidine synthase: protein MAQPWRVVDSIETDEGLLELRQRGETDFLLTIDSRILMNSSANRSEIVLAELACAPLKKSDAPRVLVGGLGMAFTLKAALDNLPTDAEVVVAELNPIMVTWCQGPMAPLTNGAVDDPRVTVVIADVAKVIADAAKKSEGERFDAIILDLYEGPYEGDQGRGNYLYGKKALELSRAALKADGVFAVWAEDPDQAFEKRLQAARFTVNRQRPGRGGRRHVVYIARKMTKEG, encoded by the coding sequence ATGGCTCAGCCATGGCGGGTAGTTGACAGCATTGAAACTGATGAAGGGCTGCTCGAACTGAGGCAGCGGGGTGAGACGGATTTCCTGCTCACCATCGACAGCCGGATACTGATGAACTCCTCGGCCAACAGGTCCGAGATTGTTTTGGCGGAGCTTGCCTGCGCGCCCCTGAAGAAGAGTGATGCTCCGAGGGTGTTGGTAGGTGGCCTGGGCATGGCCTTCACCCTCAAGGCGGCCCTTGACAATCTCCCGACCGATGCCGAAGTGGTGGTGGCGGAACTTAACCCGATCATGGTCACCTGGTGCCAAGGACCCATGGCCCCGTTAACCAACGGCGCTGTAGACGATCCGCGAGTGACGGTAGTGATTGCTGATGTTGCTAAAGTAATTGCTGATGCCGCAAAAAAGAGCGAAGGAGAGCGCTTTGACGCCATTATTCTTGATCTCTACGAAGGCCCCTATGAAGGGGATCAGGGCAGGGGCAACTATCTGTACGGCAAAAAGGCGCTTGAGTTAAGTCGGGCCGCATTGAAAGCTGATGGGGTGTTTGCCGTGTGGGCTGAGGATCCGGACCAAGCCTTTGAAAAACGGCTGCAGGCAGCCAGGTTCACCGTCAACCGGCAACGCCCGGGCCGGGGCGGACGAAGACATGTAGTTTATATCGCCAGGAAAATGACCAAGGAAGGATAA
- a CDS encoding RNA-binding transcriptional accessory protein, with amino-acid sequence MNQHQAIIAQELKIKSDQVAAVASLLDAGGTVPFIARYRKEATGLLDETQITVIRDRLLQLGELDKRRQAIIASLSERELLEPKLRQALLAAANLTVLEDLYLPHRPKRRTKSIIAKEKGLEPLARSIFQQDQRPLNPEQFIDQEKDVTTVDEALAGARDIIAEWINEDSAARRGLRQLFADKGVIISKVVKKNQEAGAKFRDYFDWQEPAAKAPSHRFLAMLRGENEKALTLTVRPAEEAAINFLQKRYVKSGGVASAQVDLAAQDSYKRLLAPSLENELRTHLKERADHEAIKVFVENLRELLLAAPLGRKRVMALDPGFRTGAKLVCLDQQGKLLHSTTIFPTLSADKSRDAGKIVIELCRKYRIEAIAIGNGTAGRETESFVRGLNLTPELIITMVDESGASIYSASETARTEFPDHDLTVRGSVSIGRRLQDPLAELVKLDPKVIGVGQYQHDVNQAALKKSLDDTVASCVNSVGVELNTASAELLAHVSGLGPTLAQNIIIFRNENGPFSSRAELRKVPRLGDKAFEQCAGFLRIQGATNPLDASAVHPERYRIVEQMAKDCGCKVIDLVEQPERRHQIEISRYIAESVGLPTLQDILAELAKPGRDPRSTFSQFAFSEEINSIDDLQPGMRLPGLVTNVTKFGAFVDIGVHQDGLIHISQLADRYVKDPSEVVKVRQQVLVRVIEVDPQRKRIALSLKDG; translated from the coding sequence ATGAATCAACACCAAGCAATCATCGCCCAAGAGCTGAAGATCAAGAGCGACCAAGTGGCGGCCGTGGCCTCCTTATTGGATGCCGGGGGCACGGTACCGTTTATCGCCCGCTACCGGAAAGAGGCCACCGGCCTGCTGGATGAGACCCAGATCACCGTGATCCGGGACCGGCTGCTGCAACTCGGGGAACTCGACAAACGGCGGCAGGCGATCATTGCCTCTTTAAGCGAACGCGAACTGCTGGAGCCAAAGCTGCGCCAGGCCCTCCTTGCTGCCGCCAATCTAACCGTCCTGGAAGACCTCTACCTTCCGCACCGCCCCAAGCGCAGGACAAAAAGCATCATTGCCAAGGAAAAGGGCCTGGAACCTCTGGCCCGGAGCATCTTTCAGCAAGACCAGAGGCCGCTCAACCCCGAACAGTTCATCGACCAGGAAAAAGATGTAACCACTGTTGACGAGGCCCTGGCCGGGGCCCGAGACATCATCGCCGAATGGATCAACGAAGATTCCGCAGCCAGGAGGGGACTGCGGCAGCTCTTTGCCGACAAGGGAGTGATAATCTCCAAGGTGGTCAAAAAGAACCAGGAGGCGGGCGCTAAATTCCGCGACTATTTCGACTGGCAGGAACCCGCTGCAAAGGCCCCCAGCCATCGCTTCCTTGCCATGCTGCGCGGCGAAAACGAAAAAGCGTTGACCCTTACGGTCCGTCCCGCCGAAGAGGCAGCCATTAATTTTCTGCAGAAAAGATATGTCAAAAGCGGCGGTGTCGCCTCTGCCCAAGTCGATCTTGCCGCTCAAGACAGTTACAAACGGCTCCTTGCCCCTTCGCTGGAAAACGAGCTGCGCACCCACCTCAAAGAACGCGCAGACCATGAGGCGATCAAGGTCTTTGTCGAAAACTTACGTGAACTGCTGCTTGCTGCGCCCTTGGGCCGGAAACGGGTAATGGCGCTCGACCCTGGCTTTCGGACCGGGGCCAAACTGGTCTGCCTGGATCAACAGGGGAAGCTGCTGCACTCCACTACCATCTTCCCGACCCTCTCTGCGGACAAAAGCCGGGATGCCGGAAAGATCGTCATCGAACTGTGCCGGAAATACCGGATCGAAGCTATTGCCATCGGTAACGGCACCGCCGGCAGGGAGACAGAGTCTTTTGTGCGGGGGTTGAACCTGACGCCTGAACTGATCATCACCATGGTCGATGAGAGCGGCGCCTCGATCTACTCCGCCTCGGAGACAGCCAGGACAGAATTCCCTGATCATGACCTTACTGTGCGCGGCTCGGTTTCCATTGGCCGCCGGTTGCAGGACCCCTTAGCCGAGCTGGTGAAGCTTGACCCCAAGGTCATCGGGGTCGGCCAATACCAGCACGACGTCAACCAAGCGGCCCTGAAGAAGAGCTTGGACGATACGGTGGCAAGCTGCGTCAACAGCGTGGGTGTGGAACTGAACACCGCCAGCGCCGAGCTGCTGGCCCACGTCTCCGGTTTAGGCCCGACCCTGGCCCAAAATATTATCATCTTTCGCAATGAGAACGGTCCATTTTCCAGCCGGGCCGAGCTGCGAAAGGTTCCCCGGCTAGGAGATAAGGCCTTTGAGCAGTGCGCTGGATTTTTACGAATTCAAGGTGCAACCAATCCGCTGGACGCAAGCGCCGTCCACCCCGAACGGTACCGGATCGTCGAACAGATGGCCAAGGATTGCGGCTGTAAGGTTATCGATCTGGTCGAACAACCGGAGCGCCGGCATCAAATCGAGATCAGCCGCTATATAGCCGAGTCGGTGGGATTGCCGACCTTACAGGATATCCTGGCTGAGCTAGCAAAGCCGGGCCGCGACCCACGATCGACCTTCTCTCAATTTGCCTTTAGCGAAGAGATCAACAGTATTGATGACCTGCAACCTGGCATGCGATTGCCCGGCCTGGTCACCAACGTGACCAAATTCGGGGCCTTCGTCGACATCGGCGTCCACCAGGACGGACTGATCCACATCAGCCAACTGGCCGACCGCTACGTTAAGGACCCGTCGGAGGTGGTTAAGGTCCGCCAGCAGGTGCTGGTCCGGGTCATTGAAGTTGACCCCCAGCGTAAAAGAATCGCTCTTTCGCTGAAAGATGGCTGA
- a CDS encoding cation-transporting P-type ATPase, which translates to MKELIARHWHHLPSAEVIELLEGNQVKGLDRFEVEHRLAEFGHNTISAQKGKGPLLRFLLQFHQPLIYILIISGVVTGALGEWVDSGVIFGVVLVNAIVGYIQEAKAVNALAALARTMTTEATVLRQGEKKRLPATELVPGDIVF; encoded by the coding sequence ATGAAAGAACTCATCGCCCGGCACTGGCACCACCTGCCAAGTGCCGAAGTAATTGAACTGCTGGAAGGAAATCAGGTTAAGGGGCTTGACCGGTTCGAGGTCGAGCATCGTCTTGCAGAGTTCGGACACAACACCATCAGCGCCCAAAAGGGAAAGGGCCCCTTGCTCCGTTTCCTGCTCCAATTTCACCAACCGCTGATTTATATCCTCATCATCTCGGGCGTGGTCACCGGCGCACTCGGGGAATGGGTAGATTCCGGGGTCATCTTTGGTGTGGTACTGGTCAACGCCATAGTCGGCTACATTCAAGAGGCCAAGGCGGTCAATGCCTTAGCAGCCCTGGCCCGGACCATGACCACCGAAGCCACGGTCCTGCGTCAGGGAGAGAAAAAACGCCTTCCGGCCACCGAGCTGGTGCCCGGCGACATTGTCTTCC